From a region of the Enterobacter sp. JBIWA008 genome:
- a CDS encoding M20 family metallo-hydrolase — MDTLAQYIQTLSPQLSAWRRDFHHFAESGWVEFRTAAKVAEILDSLGYELAMGRDVVDAESRMGLPDAATLAQEFARARAQGAPEKWLAPFEGGFTGIVATLNTGRPGPTLAFRVDMDALDLSEALDESHRPFRDGFASCNPGMMHACAHDGHTTIGLGLAQVLKQNEAQLNGTLKLIFQPAEEGTRGARAMVAAGALDDVDYFTAIHIGTGVPAGTVICGSDNFMATTKFDVNFTGVAAHAGGKPEDGRNALLAAAQAALALHSIAPHSEGASRVNVGVMQAGSGRNVVPANALIKVETRGESEAINQYVFERAQAVITGAAALYGVSAEMRLMGAATSSAPTPTWVDYLREQASQVSGVVHAIDKVKAPAGSEDATLMMARVQENGGMASYMVFGTDLSAGHHNEKFDFDEQVMTIAIETLARTALNFPWTRGV; from the coding sequence ATGGACACACTGGCGCAGTACATCCAGACGTTATCCCCGCAGCTGAGCGCATGGCGGCGCGATTTTCACCATTTTGCGGAATCCGGCTGGGTAGAGTTTCGAACGGCCGCGAAAGTCGCGGAAATCCTCGACTCGCTGGGTTATGAACTGGCGATGGGTCGCGACGTCGTGGATGCCGAAAGCCGGATGGGATTGCCCGATGCCGCCACCCTGGCGCAAGAGTTTGCCCGCGCGCGGGCGCAGGGCGCGCCTGAGAAATGGCTGGCACCGTTTGAAGGCGGGTTTACCGGCATTGTGGCAACCCTCAATACCGGGCGTCCTGGACCGACCCTGGCGTTTCGCGTCGACATGGATGCCCTTGATTTAAGCGAAGCGCTGGATGAAAGCCATCGCCCGTTCCGCGACGGTTTTGCCTCCTGCAATCCGGGAATGATGCACGCCTGCGCGCACGACGGACACACCACGATTGGTCTGGGGCTGGCGCAGGTGCTTAAGCAGAATGAAGCGCAGCTCAACGGCACCCTCAAGCTGATCTTCCAGCCTGCCGAAGAAGGCACCCGCGGCGCGCGCGCCATGGTTGCCGCCGGCGCGCTGGACGACGTGGACTATTTCACGGCTATTCATATTGGTACCGGCGTGCCAGCCGGAACGGTGATTTGCGGCAGCGATAACTTTATGGCCACCACCAAGTTCGACGTGAACTTTACCGGCGTTGCCGCACACGCGGGCGGTAAACCGGAGGACGGACGTAACGCCCTGCTCGCCGCCGCGCAGGCCGCCCTCGCCCTGCACAGCATCGCCCCGCACAGCGAAGGCGCCTCCCGGGTGAACGTCGGGGTGATGCAGGCGGGCAGCGGACGCAACGTGGTGCCCGCGAATGCCCTGATAAAGGTTGAAACGCGCGGCGAAAGCGAAGCGATTAATCAGTATGTCTTTGAACGCGCGCAGGCGGTCATTACCGGCGCAGCGGCGCTCTACGGCGTGAGCGCCGAGATGCGCCTGATGGGCGCCGCAACCTCCAGCGCGCCGACACCGACGTGGGTAGATTATCTGCGCGAACAGGCGAGCCAGGTTTCCGGGGTTGTACACGCCATAGATAAGGTGAAAGCACCAGCGGGTTCCGAAGACGCCACGCTGATGATGGCCCGCGTGCAGGAGAACGGCGGCATGGCGTCGTATATGGTGTTCGGCACGGATTTGAGCGCCGGACATCACAACGAAAAATTCGACTTCGATGAGCAGGTCATGACTATCGCCATCGAAACGCTGGCGCGAACTGCGCTCAATTTCCCGTGGACGCGAGGTGTGTAA
- a CDS encoding LysR family transcriptional regulator: protein MTFQIKFHQIRAFVEVARQGSIRGASRTLNLSQPALTKSIKELEEGMAAQLFVRRSKGVALTECGEGFYQRARLILEELRAAQDDIRQRQGELAGQINIGMGASVSRTLMPAVITRFHAQHPQVKVRIMEGQLVSMINELRQGELDFTINTYYQGPYDQEFTFEKLFEKPFAVFCREGHPAMGATSINELLHYNWTMPTPRGSYYKQLEEVFSHRSQIPRIGVVCETFSSCISLVAQSDFLSILPQELGCDPLLAHRLVMLPVVESLPKATYYLIQRRDSRQTPLAESLITQFRREARKIIFV from the coding sequence ATGACATTCCAGATTAAATTTCATCAAATCCGGGCGTTTGTTGAGGTTGCGCGTCAGGGCAGCATTCGCGGTGCCAGCAGGACGCTGAATCTTTCCCAGCCGGCGCTGACCAAATCCATCAAAGAGCTGGAGGAAGGGATGGCGGCGCAGCTTTTCGTGCGCAGGAGTAAGGGCGTCGCGTTGACCGAATGCGGTGAGGGTTTTTACCAGCGCGCCAGATTGATTCTGGAAGAGCTGCGCGCGGCGCAGGATGACATCCGTCAGCGGCAGGGAGAGCTGGCCGGGCAGATCAACATCGGGATGGGGGCCAGCGTTTCACGCACGCTTATGCCCGCCGTCATTACCCGCTTTCATGCTCAGCATCCGCAGGTCAAGGTGCGGATTATGGAAGGGCAGCTGGTGTCGATGATCAATGAATTACGGCAGGGGGAGCTGGATTTCACCATCAACACCTATTATCAGGGACCTTACGACCAGGAATTTACGTTTGAAAAACTCTTCGAGAAGCCGTTTGCGGTATTTTGTCGGGAAGGGCATCCGGCGATGGGGGCTACGTCTATTAATGAACTTTTGCATTATAACTGGACAATGCCGACGCCGCGGGGAAGTTATTATAAACAACTAGAAGAGGTATTTAGTCATCGTTCGCAAATACCGAGAATTGGCGTGGTGTGTGAAACGTTTTCTTCCTGTATTAGCCTGGTCGCGCAAAGTGATTTTTTAAGCATATTGCCGCAGGAGTTAGGCTGCGACCCGCTGCTGGCGCATCGTCTGGTTATGCTTCCGGTTGTCGAATCGCTTCCTAAGGCGACCTATTATTTAATTCAGCGCCGTGATTCTCGTCAGACGCCCCTTGCCGAGTCATTAATTACGCAATTCAGGAGGGAAGCGAGAAAAATAATTTTCGTGTGA
- the smrA gene encoding DNA endonuclease SmrA, producing the protein MNPDDKSFFLDAMEDVQPLKRCADIHWQPSRNTRAREEVDSEQLDNFLTLDFLDMLPLEEPLAFRREGVQQGVIDKLRSGKYARQASLNLLRQPAERCRQMLYSFIRQAGRDGLRNLIIIHGKGREQNSHPNVVRSYLARWLTEFEEVQAFCVALPHHGGSGACYVSLRKSDEAKQENWERHAKRSR; encoded by the coding sequence ATGAACCCTGACGACAAATCATTTTTTCTTGACGCCATGGAAGATGTCCAGCCCCTGAAGCGCTGCGCGGATATTCACTGGCAGCCCAGCCGCAATACGCGGGCGCGCGAGGAGGTGGATAGCGAACAGCTGGATAACTTCCTGACGCTGGATTTTCTTGACATGCTTCCCCTGGAAGAACCGCTGGCGTTCAGGCGCGAAGGGGTACAGCAGGGCGTTATCGATAAGCTGCGCTCGGGTAAATATGCCCGCCAGGCCAGCTTAAACCTCCTGCGTCAGCCCGCCGAACGCTGCCGTCAGATGCTCTATTCTTTTATTCGCCAGGCCGGACGTGACGGGTTACGTAATCTAATTATCATTCACGGGAAAGGGCGCGAGCAAAACTCGCATCCCAATGTGGTGCGCAGCTATCTGGCGCGCTGGTTAACCGAGTTCGAAGAAGTGCAGGCTTTCTGCGTGGCGCTGCCGCACCACGGCGGCAGCGGGGCATGTTATGTTTCACTGCGAAAATCAGATGAGGCAAAACAGGAAAACTGGGAGCGGCACGCCAAGCGCAGCCGCTAG